From Variimorphobacter saccharofermentans, one genomic window encodes:
- a CDS encoding toll/interleukin-1 receptor domain-containing protein, with protein sequence MSVEQYQRNVNSLDKDIADLEKKKADVDSKIADLNSKIDSAANQIRRTKSAATIKSKTNQITNWNKELTRKTKDSADYGKKIVDKRKKRNEAYLKLQKEEQQEDKKQANTIKKMQASYESRIDELMNQITVHVENKSSFYQESEENYDVFVSHAWEDKESFVDGFVTEMQNLGIKVWYDKEKIGWGDSMRAKIDEGLKNSKFGIAVISPNYIAPEKYWTKAELDGLFQLESINGKFLLPIWHNITKQQILNYSSIIANKKALSTAMMTINEIAVEMKKLLEG encoded by the coding sequence ATGTCAGTAGAGCAGTATCAGAGAAATGTAAATTCTCTTGACAAGGATATCGCAGATTTAGAAAAGAAAAAAGCAGATGTTGATTCAAAGATAGCTGACCTTAATAGTAAAATTGACAGTGCGGCAAATCAAATAAGAAGAACAAAGTCGGCAGCTACCATCAAGAGTAAAACGAATCAGATAACTAATTGGAATAAAGAATTAACCAGAAAAACAAAAGATAGTGCTGATTATGGAAAGAAAATTGTTGATAAACGAAAGAAGAGGAATGAAGCATACTTAAAATTGCAAAAAGAAGAACAACAGGAAGATAAGAAACAGGCGAATACTATTAAAAAAATGCAGGCATCATATGAAAGTCGTATAGATGAGCTGATGAATCAAATTACAGTTCATGTTGAAAATAAAAGTTCTTTTTATCAAGAATCTGAAGAAAACTATGATGTTTTTGTATCTCATGCATGGGAAGATAAAGAGAGTTTTGTAGATGGTTTTGTGACCGAGATGCAAAACCTTGGTATTAAGGTCTGGTACGATAAAGAAAAAATAGGTTGGGGAGATTCAATGAGAGCCAAGATTGATGAAGGACTTAAAAATTCAAAATTCGGAATCGCAGTTATCTCACCTAATTATATAGCTCCTGAAAAATACTGGACTAAAGCAGAACTTGATGGACTTTTTCAATTAGAGAGTATAAATGGCAAGTTTTTATTACCTATTTGGCATAACATTACTAAACAGCAAATTTTAAATTACAGTTCGATTATTGCAAACAAGAAAGCGTTATCAACTGCAATGATGACAATAAATGAAATTGCTGTAGAAATGAAGAAATTACTGGAGGGATGA
- a CDS encoding DUF4391 domain-containing protein: protein MFDLPKSTEIRKPVHKKLIYSKFATELSGDKKERFDADISRIIIINEISEISVNIKAAEKVSSIFVAQVELKTKDYNDRNIILISKLFGQNLLIVLHYEEQYQLAIYETKLLKSEWNNEEDFSLKLNGLDMGTVWDNFVMQVSGISVEIGNTLVEQISLESEKEKLRKQIDDLERKARKETQSKKKFELFQQIKKYKNRLEEA from the coding sequence GTGTTTGATTTACCGAAATCTACTGAGATTAGAAAACCAGTACACAAGAAACTGATTTATTCAAAATTTGCCACCGAACTTAGTGGCGACAAAAAAGAAAGATTTGATGCTGATATCAGTAGAATCATAATTATAAATGAAATATCGGAAATTTCTGTAAATATTAAGGCTGCAGAAAAAGTATCTTCTATATTTGTGGCACAGGTAGAGCTAAAAACCAAGGACTATAATGACAGAAATATAATTCTGATATCGAAGCTGTTCGGTCAAAATCTGTTGATAGTGCTGCATTATGAAGAACAGTATCAGCTAGCTATTTATGAAACTAAACTGTTAAAAAGTGAATGGAATAATGAAGAAGATTTCAGCTTGAAACTTAATGGTTTGGATATGGGTACTGTCTGGGATAATTTTGTTATGCAGGTATCTGGCATCAGTGTAGAAATTGGAAATACCTTAGTAGAGCAGATAAGCCTTGAATCTGAAAAAGAAAAGTTAAGAAAACAGATTGATGATTTGGAGAGAAAGGCACGAAAGGAAACCCAATCAAAGAAGAAATTTGAGTTGTTCCAGCAGATAAAAAAATATAAGAACAGATTGGAGGAGGCGTAA
- a CDS encoding helicase-related protein, which produces MNGLELIDNVNKTLKDDLTVEIQKDSKVSIAAACFSIYAFAELKKQLKNLDELRFIFTSPTFVQERAKKEKREFYIPRQERERNLYGSEFEVKLRNEMNQKAIAKECAEWIRKKAIFKSNITNENMMGFMNVDDKSYMPLNGFTTVDLGCERGNNAYYMVQKSDTPMSTAYLQLFEQIWNNDSKLQEVTNEVVDSITTVYNENSPDYIYFVTLYNIFNEFLEDVSEDVLPNEATGFKESKIWGILYNFQQDAALAIINKLEKYNGCILADSVGLGKTFTALSVIKYYENRNKSVLVLCPKKLANNWNTYKDNYINNPIAADRLRYDVLFHTDLSRTRGSSNGLDLDRLNWSNYDLVVIDESHNFRNGGKVIGEDAKENRYLKLLNKVIRKGVKTKVLMLSATPVNNRFIDLKNQIALAYEGESQILDEKLNTKKSIEDIFKQAQTAFNNWSKWEPEDRTTSKLLKMLDFDFFEVLDSVTIARSRKHIQKYYDTSEIGTFPKRNAPISKRPGLTDLDNAINYNEIYEQISLLQLCIYTPTDYILPSKIEKYMDMYDSNYVKGGLTQSGREQGIRRLMSINLMKRMESSVYSFRLTLKRIKELIAGTIKDINDFEHGLRKNSLELKDLSNTEFDEDDQNDDIFVIGRKVKIDLADMDYKSWKRELKNDKEILDLLLTMIADITPAHDSKLQELFDVIDDKIEHPINPGNKKIIIFTAFADTAGYLYDTVSVYVKKKFDLDTAIVTGSVDGKTTIKGLYANLNTVLTCFSPISKGKDLLMPNQKAEIDILIATDCISEGQNLQDCDYLINYDIHWNPVRIIQRFGRIDRIGSKNECIQLVNFWPDITLDEYINLKARVETRMKIVDMTATGDDNVLSPEEKGDLEYRKQQLKRLQEEVVDIEEMSSGISIMDLGLNEFRLDLLDYIKSHPEIGKAPHGMNAVVAATDELPSGVIFVLKNLKNEVNINSQNRLHPFYIVYMSDDGEVIIDHLSPKEMLDSFRLLCKGKKKPDKQLCTVFNEETDDGRKMGKYSELLGDSIASIIELKDESEMDSFLSGKQMSFMSERIGGLDDFELISFLVIK; this is translated from the coding sequence ATGAACGGATTGGAGCTTATCGATAACGTCAACAAGACACTTAAGGATGATTTAACAGTTGAAATTCAAAAAGACAGTAAGGTATCTATAGCAGCCGCTTGCTTTTCTATTTATGCTTTTGCAGAATTAAAGAAACAATTAAAGAATCTGGATGAGCTACGCTTTATTTTTACCTCACCTACTTTTGTACAAGAAAGAGCAAAAAAAGAGAAAAGAGAATTTTATATTCCTCGTCAAGAAAGGGAGCGTAATCTGTATGGTTCTGAGTTTGAGGTAAAACTTAGAAATGAGATGAACCAGAAAGCTATTGCTAAAGAATGTGCGGAGTGGATAAGAAAAAAGGCTATATTCAAGTCTAATATTACAAATGAAAATATGATGGGTTTCATGAATGTAGATGATAAGAGTTATATGCCACTGAACGGTTTCACAACAGTCGACCTTGGTTGTGAGCGTGGTAATAATGCTTACTATATGGTTCAAAAATCAGATACTCCTATGAGTACAGCATATCTGCAACTATTTGAACAGATTTGGAATAATGATTCTAAGTTACAGGAAGTTACGAATGAAGTGGTTGATAGTATTACAACTGTATATAATGAGAATTCACCAGATTATATATATTTTGTAACACTTTATAACATCTTTAATGAATTCCTTGAGGATGTATCAGAAGATGTACTTCCTAATGAAGCTACTGGTTTTAAAGAAAGCAAGATATGGGGAATACTTTATAATTTTCAGCAGGATGCAGCTCTCGCTATTATTAATAAACTGGAAAAGTATAATGGCTGTATTCTAGCGGATTCAGTGGGACTTGGAAAAACATTTACTGCCTTATCGGTTATCAAATACTATGAAAACCGTAATAAATCAGTACTTGTTTTGTGCCCTAAGAAGCTGGCAAATAACTGGAATACATACAAAGATAACTATATAAATAATCCTATTGCAGCTGATCGATTGCGATATGATGTACTATTTCACACTGACCTAAGCAGAACCAGAGGTTCATCGAATGGTCTCGATTTAGATAGATTGAATTGGAGTAATTACGACCTTGTTGTAATTGATGAATCTCACAATTTCCGTAATGGTGGAAAAGTAATTGGAGAGGATGCGAAAGAAAATCGGTATCTAAAACTTCTTAATAAAGTTATCCGCAAGGGTGTTAAAACTAAGGTATTGATGCTTTCAGCTACACCAGTTAATAACAGATTTATTGATTTGAAGAATCAGATTGCTCTCGCATACGAGGGGGAAAGCCAGATACTGGATGAAAAGTTAAATACTAAGAAGAGTATTGAAGATATTTTTAAGCAGGCTCAGACTGCATTCAATAATTGGAGCAAATGGGAACCAGAAGACCGTACTACTAGTAAGCTTCTAAAGATGCTTGACTTTGATTTCTTTGAGGTGCTTGATAGTGTAACAATTGCACGTTCAAGAAAACATATTCAGAAATATTATGATACTTCTGAGATTGGGACATTCCCTAAGAGAAATGCTCCAATATCAAAACGTCCAGGTCTTACAGATTTGGATAATGCAATTAATTATAATGAAATATATGAACAAATAAGCTTATTGCAGCTTTGTATCTATACACCAACGGATTATATTCTTCCAAGTAAAATTGAAAAATACATGGATATGTATGATTCAAACTATGTTAAAGGTGGACTTACTCAGTCTGGTCGTGAGCAAGGTATTAGAAGACTTATGTCTATTAATCTTATGAAACGAATGGAAAGTTCTGTATATTCATTCCGATTAACATTGAAACGTATTAAAGAACTGATAGCCGGAACCATCAAAGATATTAATGATTTTGAGCATGGTCTGAGAAAAAACTCTCTAGAATTAAAAGACTTATCAAATACAGAGTTTGATGAAGATGATCAGAACGATGATATTTTTGTAATTGGGCGTAAGGTAAAGATTGACCTTGCAGATATGGATTATAAGTCATGGAAACGTGAATTGAAAAATGATAAAGAAATTCTTGATTTACTACTTACAATGATTGCTGATATAACACCAGCTCATGATAGTAAATTACAGGAACTCTTTGATGTTATTGATGATAAGATAGAGCATCCAATTAACCCAGGTAATAAGAAAATAATTATATTTACAGCATTTGCAGATACAGCAGGTTATTTATATGACACTGTAAGTGTATATGTAAAGAAAAAGTTTGATCTAGATACAGCAATTGTTACTGGTTCAGTAGATGGTAAAACAACTATTAAAGGATTATATGCAAACCTTAATACAGTTCTTACATGTTTTTCTCCAATATCCAAAGGAAAAGACTTATTAATGCCAAATCAAAAGGCTGAGATAGATATCTTAATAGCAACTGATTGTATATCTGAAGGACAAAACCTTCAGGATTGTGATTATCTTATTAACTATGATATCCATTGGAATCCAGTCCGTATTATACAGAGATTTGGGCGTATTGACCGTATAGGAAGTAAGAATGAATGTATTCAGCTCGTAAACTTCTGGCCAGATATAACATTGGATGAGTATATCAATCTAAAAGCAAGAGTAGAAACGCGTATGAAAATTGTAGATATGACAGCTACTGGTGATGATAATGTCCTTAGTCCGGAAGAAAAAGGAGACCTCGAATATAGAAAGCAGCAGCTTAAGAGGTTACAGGAAGAGGTTGTAGATATTGAAGAAATGTCTTCAGGAATATCAATTATGGACCTTGGATTAAATGAATTCAGACTAGATTTACTTGATTATATAAAATCGCATCCAGAAATTGGAAAAGCACCGCATGGTATGAATGCTGTTGTTGCAGCTACAGATGAGCTTCCATCTGGAGTAATCTTTGTCTTAAAGAATCTTAAGAATGAGGTAAATATTAATAGCCAGAACAGACTGCATCCGTTCTACATAGTTTATATGTCTGACGATGGTGAGGTTATCATAGACCATCTTTCGCCAAAAGAAATGTTAGACTCGTTTAGGTTACTTTGTAAGGGAAAGAAAAAGCCTGATAAACAGTTATGTACTGTATTTAACGAGGAAACTGATGATGGTCGTAAGATGGGTAAGTATTCTGAACTGTTGGGGGATTCTATTGCATCCATTATTGAATTAAAGGATGAGAGTGAAATGGATAGCTTTCTTAGTGGTAAGCAAATGAGCTTCATGTCAGAGAGGATTGGAGGACTTGATGATTTTGAACTTATTAGCTTCCTGGTAATTAAATAA
- a CDS encoding DNA-binding protein, producing MEYLTTIEMSEKWNITPRRIGTLCLEGRIDGVIKKGKTWLIPAEAEKPADARYKKIKPEQ from the coding sequence ATGGAATATTTAACAACAATAGAGATGTCTGAAAAGTGGAATATTACGCCCAGAAGAATTGGTACTCTTTGCCTAGAAGGTCGTATTGACGGAGTGATTAAGAAAGGTAAAACTTGGCTAATACCAGCTGAGGCAGAAAAGCCGGCTGATGCTCGGTACAAAAAGATTAAACCAGAACAATAG
- the tsf gene encoding translation elongation factor Ts has product MEVTASMVKELREMTGAGMMDCKKALAATDGDMDKAVEFLREKGLAAAEKKAGRIAAEGIVDTNVSADGKEASIVEVNSETDFVAKNEMFKDFVAAVAAQITKSSANDMDTFMAEKWSLDDSKTVKEALASMIAIIGENMNIRRFEKITAANGFVVSYIHGGGRIGILVEIESSVNNAEVQEAAKNVAMQIAALSPKYVDQSEIPADFIAHEKDILKAQIMNDPANSKKPENIIEKMLEGRLNKELKEFCLVDQVYVKDSDLSVGQYLANVSKQVGAPVSVKRFVRFETGEGLEKKSENFAEEVAKQMGQ; this is encoded by the coding sequence ATGGAAGTTACCGCTAGTATGGTAAAAGAGTTAAGAGAAATGACAGGTGCCGGAATGATGGATTGCAAGAAAGCTCTTGCAGCTACAGATGGCGATATGGATAAAGCAGTTGAGTTCTTAAGAGAAAAAGGTCTTGCAGCTGCAGAGAAAAAGGCTGGTAGAATTGCAGCAGAAGGTATTGTTGATACCAACGTTAGTGCAGATGGAAAAGAAGCGTCTATCGTTGAGGTTAACAGTGAGACTGACTTTGTTGCTAAGAATGAAATGTTTAAGGATTTTGTTGCAGCAGTAGCAGCACAGATCACTAAGTCAAGTGCTAACGATATGGATACCTTTATGGCTGAGAAATGGTCTTTGGATGATTCCAAGACTGTAAAAGAAGCATTAGCTTCTATGATCGCAATTATTGGCGAGAATATGAACATCAGAAGATTTGAGAAGATTACTGCTGCGAATGGTTTTGTAGTATCCTATATCCATGGCGGCGGAAGAATTGGTATTCTTGTTGAAATCGAGAGTAGCGTTAACAATGCTGAAGTTCAGGAAGCAGCGAAGAATGTTGCAATGCAGATTGCAGCATTATCTCCGAAGTATGTGGATCAGTCTGAAATTCCTGCTGACTTCATTGCACATGAGAAGGACATCTTAAAGGCTCAGATTATGAATGATCCTGCTAATTCTAAGAAGCCTGAGAACATCATTGAAAAGATGTTGGAAGGTCGTTTAAATAAAGAATTAAAGGAATTCTGTCTTGTTGATCAGGTATATGTAAAGGATAGTGATCTTTCCGTTGGTCAGTATCTTGCAAATGTATCCAAGCAGGTTGGAGCTCCTGTTTCTGTAAAACGTTTTGTACGCTTTGAAACTGGTGAAGGACTTGAGAAGAAATCCGAGAACTTTGCCGAAGAAGTAGCAAAACAAATGGGTCAGTAA